One genomic segment of Mesoterricola silvestris includes these proteins:
- a CDS encoding helix-turn-helix domain-containing protein has translation MRHMMEELIAELVRKDIPLEIAKRELERIYLELVLEAHHGNQSAAARKLGMHRNTLSKKLEQHLGALRYPAVNC, from the coding sequence ATGCGCCACATGATGGAGGAACTGATCGCCGAGCTCGTGCGAAAGGACATCCCCCTCGAGATCGCCAAGCGGGAACTGGAGCGCATCTACCTCGAGCTGGTCCTCGAGGCCCACCACGGAAACCAGAGCGCCGCGGCGCGCAAGCTGGGCATGCACCGGAACACGCTGTCCAAGAAGCTTGAACAACATCTGGGCGCATTGCGGTATCCTGCTGTCAACTGCTGA
- the pyk gene encoding pyruvate kinase: MRKTKIVITMGPALAEAGRLRGALEIADAVRLNASHGDLGGRLEALTEIRRISGEIGRRVPVLLDLQGPKWRVGAMEAPQELPVGTIGVFHPDGEAPGTGPGGAAWAVPLPHPELFLGAKAGQRWILDDGNLEVEVTEVRPRLVAARVKVGGLLKPRKGVHPIGLDVAFDPLTPKDLVDIRWGVEHGVDLFAQSFVRRAEDVRSLEAVIKGLGGSQPIISKIEHPAALDNLHEILEASWGVMVARGDLGVELGVERVPNLQKHIIASARHALKPVITATQMLESMIESPQPTRAEASDVANAIWDGTDAVMLSAESAVGKFPVDAIQWLARIAADADAHFRPRLGRTEDALTQRLSSRTDVAVAFAACRTAQEIGASFIVVFTEGGGSARMVSRLAGDLPVVGVTMDLGNARRMGVMRGVQSLLLPKAQSADEAMATVEKALLKSFGALPGAKVVFTLGLPLYQEGTTNSLKVIEL; the protein is encoded by the coding sequence GTGCGCAAAACCAAGATTGTGATCACGATGGGGCCGGCTCTCGCGGAGGCCGGCAGGCTGCGCGGGGCCCTGGAAATCGCCGACGCGGTCCGCCTCAACGCCAGCCACGGGGACCTGGGCGGGCGCCTGGAGGCGCTCACCGAGATCCGCCGCATCTCCGGCGAGATCGGGCGCCGGGTGCCGGTGCTGCTGGATCTGCAGGGGCCCAAGTGGCGCGTGGGCGCCATGGAGGCGCCCCAGGAGCTGCCGGTGGGCACCATCGGCGTCTTCCATCCCGACGGGGAGGCCCCGGGCACCGGTCCCGGCGGCGCGGCCTGGGCCGTTCCGCTCCCCCACCCGGAGCTCTTCCTGGGCGCCAAGGCCGGGCAGCGCTGGATCCTGGACGACGGCAACCTGGAGGTGGAAGTCACCGAGGTCCGGCCCCGGCTCGTGGCGGCCCGGGTGAAGGTGGGCGGCCTCCTCAAGCCCCGCAAGGGCGTGCACCCCATCGGCCTGGACGTGGCCTTCGATCCCCTCACCCCCAAGGACCTGGTGGACATCCGCTGGGGCGTGGAGCACGGCGTGGACCTTTTCGCCCAGAGCTTCGTGCGCCGCGCGGAGGACGTGCGCTCCCTGGAGGCGGTCATCAAGGGCCTGGGCGGCTCCCAGCCCATCATCTCCAAGATCGAGCACCCCGCGGCCCTGGACAACCTGCACGAGATCCTGGAGGCCTCCTGGGGCGTCATGGTGGCCCGGGGCGACCTGGGCGTGGAACTGGGCGTGGAGCGGGTCCCCAACCTCCAGAAGCACATCATCGCCTCGGCCCGCCACGCCCTCAAGCCGGTGATCACCGCCACCCAGATGCTCGAGAGCATGATCGAGAGCCCCCAGCCCACCCGGGCCGAGGCCTCGGACGTGGCCAACGCCATCTGGGACGGCACGGACGCCGTCATGCTCAGCGCCGAGAGCGCGGTGGGGAAATTCCCCGTGGACGCCATCCAGTGGCTGGCGCGCATCGCGGCGGACGCCGACGCCCACTTCCGGCCCCGGCTGGGCCGCACCGAGGATGCCCTCACCCAGCGCCTGTCCTCCCGCACCGACGTGGCCGTGGCCTTCGCCGCGTGCCGCACCGCCCAGGAGATCGGCGCCAGCTTCATCGTGGTCTTCACCGAGGGGGGCGGCAGCGCCCGCATGGTGAGCCGCCTCGCCGGGGACCTGCCCGTGGTGGGCGTCACCATGGACCTGGGCAACGCCCGGCGCATGGGCGTCATGCGCGGCGTGCAGTCCCTGCTCCTGCCCAAGGCCCAGTCCGCCGACGAGGCCATGGCCACGGTGGAAAAGGCCCTGCTGAAATCCTTCGGCGCCCTGCCCGGGGCCAAGGTGGTCTTCACCCTGGGCCTGCCCCTCTACCAGGAGGGCACCACCAATTCGCTCAAGGTCATCGAGCTTTGA
- a CDS encoding transglutaminase domain-containing protein, protein MAVPIRAILTFTLAAVLLADPAPRTGGTQTFRQWIAGQEAGGSSRKLTRGPEGVRIESREWAKLERMGVTISQDLWESALKRPDGSLQFTFRVALSQEPVEGQASWTPAEPGKLRVTYRNLPVKTVDLPEGTTLWPGDVDDLLKAAAAARRPVHLRSFNVPTQQPAALDLEPVGADPLPGYPGAVRFRGKASEGPMAQEMEMWIDPAEGDLKSVGSFAGIVMVSQREGLPPLAAAKGDKTFFEPTLKTLPPHPFVPWVRDVTVRWEGKGTLDLPVDAQQRPLGPNRFRLERAAPLAGAECTEPPVKGAPSAEDRPFLAATPLVQFRDPVFDGLVKRLDPPPGATRAELVRRVTAFVYDWIRDKDYTVGFASAQEVARCPRGDCTEHGVLEVALLRRLGVPARGVVGWVAMGEGMGLHFWVEARIGARWFPVDPTFDMVPASAFRLKLGTTDLADLGAVGWENAASTFQDGTWVPEAPWAAAVRVQGDTAYGPGFALRLPGSRWTWVEGRLDLDGRHRVTASPRPGSSSAVRLLQGRDGRRGWFGSGTLWADAGGGEWLRVEAVSEPEAFRLLDALEIRR, encoded by the coding sequence ATGGCCGTCCCCATCCGCGCGATCCTCACCTTCACCCTGGCCGCCGTCCTGCTGGCGGACCCGGCGCCGCGCACCGGCGGGACCCAGACCTTCCGGCAGTGGATCGCGGGCCAGGAGGCCGGCGGATCCTCCCGCAAGCTCACCCGCGGACCCGAGGGGGTCCGCATCGAATCCCGCGAATGGGCCAAGCTCGAGCGCATGGGCGTGACCATCTCCCAGGACCTCTGGGAATCCGCCCTGAAGCGCCCCGACGGCTCCCTGCAGTTCACGTTCCGCGTGGCCCTCTCCCAGGAACCGGTGGAGGGCCAGGCCTCCTGGACCCCCGCGGAACCCGGGAAGCTCCGGGTCACCTACCGGAACCTGCCCGTGAAGACCGTGGATCTGCCCGAAGGCACCACCCTCTGGCCCGGGGACGTGGACGACCTCCTCAAGGCCGCCGCCGCGGCCCGGCGCCCCGTGCACCTGAGGAGCTTCAACGTCCCCACCCAGCAGCCCGCGGCCCTGGACCTGGAGCCCGTGGGGGCCGACCCCCTGCCGGGGTACCCCGGGGCCGTGCGGTTCCGGGGCAAGGCCTCGGAGGGCCCCATGGCCCAGGAAATGGAGATGTGGATCGATCCCGCCGAGGGCGACCTCAAGTCGGTGGGCTCCTTCGCGGGCATCGTCATGGTCTCCCAGCGGGAGGGGCTGCCCCCCCTGGCCGCGGCCAAGGGGGACAAGACCTTCTTCGAACCCACCCTCAAGACCCTCCCGCCCCATCCCTTCGTCCCCTGGGTGCGCGACGTGACGGTGCGGTGGGAGGGCAAGGGGACCCTGGACCTTCCCGTGGACGCCCAGCAGCGCCCCCTGGGGCCCAACCGCTTCCGCCTGGAGCGCGCCGCGCCCCTGGCCGGGGCGGAATGCACGGAGCCGCCGGTGAAGGGCGCCCCCTCCGCCGAGGACCGTCCCTTCCTCGCCGCGACGCCGCTGGTGCAGTTCCGGGATCCCGTCTTCGACGGCCTCGTCAAGCGCCTGGATCCGCCGCCCGGCGCGACCCGGGCCGAACTGGTGCGGCGGGTCACCGCCTTCGTGTACGACTGGATCCGGGACAAGGACTACACCGTGGGCTTCGCCTCCGCCCAGGAGGTGGCCCGCTGCCCCCGGGGCGACTGCACGGAGCACGGGGTGCTGGAGGTGGCCCTCCTGCGCCGCCTGGGGGTGCCGGCCCGGGGCGTGGTGGGCTGGGTGGCCATGGGCGAAGGCATGGGACTCCACTTCTGGGTGGAGGCCCGCATCGGGGCCCGGTGGTTCCCGGTGGACCCCACCTTCGACATGGTCCCGGCCTCGGCCTTCCGCCTCAAGCTCGGCACCACCGACCTGGCCGACCTGGGCGCGGTGGGCTGGGAGAACGCCGCCTCCACCTTCCAGGACGGCACCTGGGTGCCCGAGGCCCCCTGGGCCGCGGCCGTGCGGGTGCAGGGCGACACCGCCTACGGGCCGGGCTTCGCCCTGCGCCTTCCCGGGTCCCGGTGGACCTGGGTCGAGGGCCGGCTGGACCTGGACGGACGGCACCGGGTCACCGCCTCGCCCCGGCCGGGCTCCTCATCCGCGGTGCGCCTCCTCCAGGGCAGGGACGGAAGACGGGGCTGGTTCGGATCGGGCACCCTCTGGGCGGACGCGGGCGGCGGCGAATGGCTCCGGGTGGAGGCGGTTTCCGAACCCGAGGCCTTCAGGCTCCTGGACGCCCTGGAGATCCGCCGCTGA
- a CDS encoding Spy/CpxP family protein refolding chaperone produces MRTLASAALALGIGLTPVLAQDAPPPRPRMGDRLPDREARFDRALNLTEAQKTSVKEIRGKHKAAIESRRAAAETAHKAFADAMKNPDAKAEDLKALHRAQADANLDLLLEHRAQRMEIRAILTPEQREKAARLMGRLEGMRMRHPGGGPR; encoded by the coding sequence ATGAGAACACTCGCATCCGCCGCGCTCGCCCTGGGGATCGGCCTGACGCCGGTCCTGGCCCAGGACGCCCCCCCGCCCCGGCCCCGCATGGGGGACCGCCTTCCGGACCGGGAGGCGCGCTTCGACCGGGCCCTGAATCTCACCGAAGCCCAGAAGACCTCCGTCAAGGAGATCCGCGGCAAGCACAAGGCCGCCATCGAATCCCGCCGCGCCGCGGCCGAGACGGCGCACAAGGCCTTCGCCGACGCCATGAAGAACCCCGACGCCAAGGCCGAGGACCTCAAGGCCCTCCACCGCGCCCAGGCCGACGCCAACCTGGACCTGCTCCTGGAGCACCGGGCCCAGCGCATGGAGATCCGCGCGATCCTCACCCCCGAGCAGCGGGAAAAGGCCGCGCGGCTCATGGGCAGGCTCGAAGGCATGCGCATGCGCCATCCCGGGGGCGGCCCCAGGTAG
- the recO gene encoding DNA repair protein RecO, whose translation MVEMIRTHSAIVLRPTPFEEGGLVVSFLTEHGERLVGLARGAKKPTAKWVSSFEPLGLVKVGFFGREQAEIKRVTRCELQHSPMTLGHLESSLVVACLADVFDRVAREGVEDDRLFRLLSACARCLKEDPSRSLAVLAYAEHWMLHLMGLLPHPRLCGRCGGGEAPLVLFTQDHGWCCAACTPVDPREALPPGTREHLKLLRTLPAAQAPDPGGSEAARAVTRILRDRLRRELGGLKSYEVLEKLVVPC comes from the coding sequence ATGGTGGAGATGATCCGCACCCATTCCGCCATCGTCCTCCGGCCCACCCCCTTCGAGGAGGGGGGGCTGGTGGTGTCCTTCCTCACGGAGCACGGGGAGCGGCTGGTGGGCCTGGCCCGGGGCGCCAAGAAGCCCACCGCCAAGTGGGTCTCCAGCTTCGAGCCCCTGGGGCTGGTGAAGGTGGGGTTCTTCGGCCGGGAGCAGGCGGAGATCAAGCGGGTCACCCGGTGCGAGCTCCAGCATTCGCCCATGACCCTGGGCCACCTGGAATCCAGCCTCGTGGTGGCCTGCCTCGCGGATGTCTTCGACCGGGTGGCCCGGGAAGGCGTGGAGGACGACCGCCTCTTCCGGCTCCTGTCGGCCTGCGCCCGGTGCCTCAAGGAGGACCCCAGCCGGTCCCTGGCCGTCCTGGCCTACGCCGAGCACTGGATGCTCCACCTCATGGGCCTGCTGCCCCACCCCAGGCTCTGCGGCCGCTGCGGCGGCGGGGAGGCCCCCCTGGTGCTCTTCACCCAGGACCACGGCTGGTGCTGCGCCGCCTGCACCCCGGTGGACCCCCGCGAAGCCCTGCCCCCGGGCACCCGGGAGCACCTGAAGCTCCTGCGCACCCTTCCCGCGGCCCAGGCCCCCGATCCCGGCGGCTCCGAGGCCGCCCGGGCCGTGACCCGCATCCTCCGGGACCGCCTGCGGCGGGAACTGGGGGGCCTGAAGAGCTACGAGGTCCTGGAGAAGTTGGTCGTGCCTTGCTGA
- a CDS encoding energy transducer TonB has translation MSARDRCPRPAEILPPTLLFNAVHLAAPPTDRLASLMLACAIYAGLGAAVLGGARHLAIRRPVTTLPPVVIIDPDLDPPRPAVRVEPARGGGPVPPGLKVVQPPPDANVIPDHTPAGLPTANHGGEIAGDPNAPVGPGIVGLPPGPPTPPVQTAPRAAQVVEMETQAMRILSQVPPVYPALARLTRIQGPVELRMTVDVTGTPTDIQVISGPHPLLVNEAVRVARLWRFQPAKLDGIPVAATFRLTVAFRLER, from the coding sequence ATGTCCGCCCGCGACCGTTGCCCTCGGCCTGCCGAGATCCTGCCCCCCACGCTGCTGTTCAATGCCGTGCACCTGGCGGCGCCCCCCACGGACCGCCTGGCCAGTTTGATGCTGGCCTGCGCCATTTACGCCGGCCTGGGCGCCGCGGTCCTGGGCGGGGCCCGGCACCTGGCCATCCGGAGGCCGGTTACCACCCTGCCGCCGGTGGTCATCATCGATCCGGACCTCGATCCGCCCCGCCCGGCCGTCCGGGTCGAGCCGGCCCGGGGCGGGGGCCCGGTGCCGCCGGGGCTCAAGGTGGTGCAGCCGCCCCCGGACGCCAACGTCATTCCCGACCACACGCCGGCGGGCCTCCCCACGGCAAACCACGGGGGGGAGATCGCGGGGGATCCCAACGCCCCGGTGGGCCCCGGGATCGTGGGGCTCCCCCCGGGGCCGCCCACGCCACCCGTCCAGACGGCCCCCCGCGCCGCCCAGGTGGTGGAAATGGAAACCCAGGCCATGCGCATCCTCAGTCAGGTGCCCCCCGTGTACCCGGCCCTGGCCAGGCTGACGCGCATCCAGGGGCCCGTGGAACTGCGCATGACCGTGGATGTCACCGGGACGCCCACGGATATCCAGGTCATCTCCGGCCCCCACCCCCTGCTGGTGAACGAGGCGGTGCGGGTGGCCCGGCTCTGGCGCTTCCAGCCCGCGAAGCTGGACGGGATCCCCGTGGCGGCCACCTTCCGGCTCACCGTGGCATTCCGGCTGGAGAGATGA
- a CDS encoding ABC-F family ATP-binding cassette domain-containing protein encodes MIALSDVSKQYGKQILFIDASFQLNPGEKAGLVGPNGAGKSTLFRMILGEETPDDGVVSVPKKLSIGYFRQEVDEMSGRSVLDEAIAGSGRLGDLHHELTDLEHAMGDPDRAGELEAIIDRFGQVQEEYQHLGGYELETRARTTLEGLGFEPGQIDGDVGALSGGWKMRVSMAKVLLGRFDVLLLDEPTNHLDIESILWLETYLKSVSATLLMTSHDKDFMNRIVTKVIEIDGGDIVTYSGDYDFYVKERETRETNQEAAYARQQAKLAKEQRFIERFSTHAAKAAQVQSRVKALDKIERIELPKRRKVVKWDFRLPMRSGEDVAMLEGVAKGYGARKIYSDFDFHIRRGERWCVMGKNGAGKSTLLKMVAGALEPDAGSVRLGASLRMGYFAQQSLDLLDPELTVLEQLMQDFPMEGLGVLRNILGAFQFSGDDVDKRIRNLSGGEKSRLVMARMLFNPPNFLVLDEPTNHLDLGTKEMLIEALKDFEGTMLFVSHDRTFLRGLANRVLELGCEEHAGPMKYPGTYAEYVESTGREAPGVHG; translated from the coding sequence TTGATCGCCCTTTCCGATGTGAGCAAGCAGTACGGCAAGCAGATCCTTTTCATCGACGCCTCCTTCCAGTTGAACCCCGGCGAAAAGGCCGGGCTGGTGGGGCCCAACGGCGCCGGCAAGTCCACCCTCTTCCGCATGATCCTGGGGGAGGAGACCCCGGACGACGGCGTGGTGAGCGTCCCGAAGAAGCTGTCCATCGGCTATTTCCGCCAGGAGGTGGACGAAATGTCCGGGCGCTCGGTGCTGGACGAGGCCATCGCCGGCAGCGGGCGCCTGGGTGATCTGCACCACGAGCTCACGGACCTGGAGCACGCCATGGGCGACCCGGACCGCGCGGGCGAATTGGAGGCCATCATCGACCGCTTCGGCCAGGTGCAGGAGGAATACCAGCACCTGGGCGGCTACGAACTGGAGACCCGGGCCCGCACCACCCTGGAGGGCCTGGGTTTCGAGCCCGGGCAGATCGACGGGGACGTGGGGGCCCTCTCCGGCGGCTGGAAGATGCGCGTGTCCATGGCCAAGGTGCTCCTGGGGCGCTTCGACGTGCTGCTGCTGGACGAGCCCACCAACCACCTGGACATCGAATCCATCCTCTGGCTGGAGACCTACCTGAAATCCGTGTCCGCCACCCTGCTCATGACCTCCCACGACAAGGACTTCATGAACCGCATCGTCACCAAGGTCATCGAGATCGACGGCGGGGACATCGTCACCTACTCCGGGGACTACGATTTCTACGTCAAGGAGCGGGAGACCCGGGAGACCAACCAGGAGGCGGCCTACGCCCGCCAGCAGGCCAAGCTGGCCAAGGAACAGCGCTTCATCGAGCGCTTCTCCACCCACGCCGCCAAGGCCGCCCAGGTGCAGAGCCGCGTCAAGGCCCTGGACAAGATCGAGCGCATCGAACTGCCCAAGCGCCGCAAGGTGGTGAAGTGGGATTTCCGGCTCCCCATGCGCAGCGGCGAGGACGTGGCCATGCTCGAGGGCGTCGCCAAGGGCTACGGCGCCAGGAAGATCTACAGCGACTTCGATTTCCACATCCGCCGGGGGGAGCGGTGGTGCGTCATGGGCAAGAACGGCGCCGGCAAGTCCACCCTCCTCAAGATGGTGGCCGGCGCCCTGGAACCCGACGCCGGCTCAGTGCGCCTGGGGGCCAGCCTGCGCATGGGCTACTTCGCGCAGCAGTCCCTGGATCTGCTGGATCCGGAGCTGACGGTCCTCGAACAGCTCATGCAGGACTTCCCCATGGAGGGCCTGGGGGTGCTGCGCAATATCCTGGGCGCCTTCCAGTTCAGCGGCGACGACGTGGACAAGCGCATCCGCAACCTCTCCGGCGGCGAGAAATCCCGGCTGGTGATGGCGCGCATGCTCTTCAACCCGCCCAATTTCCTCGTGCTGGACGAGCCCACCAACCATCTGGACCTGGGCACCAAGGAGATGCTCATCGAGGCCCTGAAGGACTTCGAGGGCACCATGCTCTTCGTGTCCCACGACCGCACCTTCCTGCGGGGGCTGGCCAACCGGGTGCTGGAGCTGGGCTGCGAGGAGCACGCGGGGCCCATGAAATACCCCGGCACCTACGCGGAATACGTGGAGAGCACCGGCCGGGAGGCGCCCGGCGTGCACGGCTGA
- a CDS encoding GDSL-type esterase/lipase family protein: protein MPNWRTLACLAVLAAPSLSGQAPPPDPGEALATARRHLQDWRRSNQAELMDDWGQLARYRDANARLRAPRPGEDRVVFLGDSITEIWDLAASFPGRPYVNRGISGQTTGQMLLRFRQDVVALHPRAVVILAGTNDLAGNTGPIALEDIEANLASLTDLAVANGIRPVLCTVLPVHNDTPASRDYFVTRPLDRIRALDDWIRSHCERNRLDLADLHAATLDGRGQLKRTLADDGLHPNAAGFAVVAPLVEAALRKALAR from the coding sequence ATGCCGAACTGGCGAACCCTCGCGTGCCTGGCCGTTCTAGCGGCTCCTTCCCTCTCCGGCCAGGCGCCTCCCCCCGACCCCGGCGAGGCCCTGGCCACGGCCCGGCGCCACCTCCAGGATTGGCGCCGTTCCAACCAGGCCGAACTCATGGATGACTGGGGCCAGCTGGCGCGCTACCGGGACGCCAACGCCCGGCTCAGGGCGCCCCGCCCCGGGGAGGACCGCGTGGTGTTCCTGGGGGATTCCATCACGGAAATCTGGGATCTGGCCGCGAGCTTCCCCGGGCGGCCCTACGTGAACCGCGGCATCAGCGGCCAGACCACGGGCCAGATGCTCCTGCGCTTCCGCCAGGACGTGGTGGCCCTGCACCCTCGGGCGGTCGTCATTCTCGCCGGGACCAACGACCTCGCCGGAAACACCGGTCCCATCGCCCTGGAGGACATCGAGGCCAACCTCGCCTCCCTCACCGACCTGGCCGTGGCCAACGGGATCCGCCCCGTCCTCTGCACCGTCCTGCCCGTGCACAACGACACCCCCGCCTCCCGGGACTACTTCGTCACGCGGCCCCTGGACCGCATCCGGGCCCTGGACGACTGGATCCGGTCCCACTGCGAGCGCAACCGCCTGGACCTGGCGGATCTCCATGCGGCCACCCTGGACGGCCGCGGCCAGCTCAAACGCACCCTGGCCGACGACGGGCTCCACCCGAACGCCGCGGGTTTCGCCGTCGTGGCGCCCCTGGTGGAAGCCGCCCTGCGAAAGGCTCTGGCCCGCTGA
- a CDS encoding peptidylprolyl isomerase, translating into MQPPPSRPALFALVAAFSVQAAPPVSGPAFTPVDAVKAEWDRKPPVFPPEALSALPAADRARLELTLQRIGAPGAPALLPPWLADPTTAVWEARALAAVTPQDRFTALFFLNRLKSSRALSALESLTPTDAASWPAHLHLEGPLATALLNGATATPAVRAFMEALFKAGKGDPIRGGAAHLRMVLAGKEKGEPRMADPSLLAYLDAWNRGPWAPRAAEHLQLLTGALAGGLAPGAAQRLLEGLPATPDPAASALAVKALDSPHLLVRMAALDHFARLPALEPEALAALRRIASRTFGGPLSSGILAALRKHAPGDADRYGQGLLGSDDPLTLSAAIEDLPRPPANLEALVQRLWKTSMYDAVQVLLPALERWKLPEPQRRALLARFLEHPCWTARLDAYTLLAKGDPATPWPSAPRPSFLEDLIRDEALRLARSGKSVRMRITFDRGRRVVLALDPAVAPINVANLVLLARRGFFNGRQVPRVVPDFVVQMGSPVDTMDGGPGYTVRCEDSLAWYGPGSVGMALSGKDTGGSQFFITTNAAPHLTGRYTRVGEVEDPDTALPILDGLTVGTRILAVDIL; encoded by the coding sequence ATGCAGCCTCCGCCCAGCCGCCCCGCCCTTTTCGCCCTGGTGGCGGCCTTTTCGGTCCAGGCCGCCCCGCCCGTGAGCGGCCCGGCCTTCACGCCCGTGGACGCGGTGAAGGCGGAATGGGACCGCAAGCCTCCCGTTTTCCCCCCCGAGGCCCTGTCCGCCCTGCCCGCCGCCGACCGGGCCCGCCTGGAGCTGACCCTCCAGCGCATCGGCGCCCCCGGAGCCCCCGCCCTGCTGCCGCCGTGGCTGGCGGATCCCACGACGGCCGTCTGGGAGGCCCGGGCCCTGGCGGCGGTCACCCCCCAGGACCGGTTCACCGCCCTGTTCTTCCTGAACCGCCTCAAATCCAGCCGGGCCCTCAGCGCCCTGGAGAGCCTGACCCCCACGGACGCCGCCTCCTGGCCGGCCCACCTCCACCTGGAGGGCCCCCTGGCCACCGCCCTCCTCAACGGCGCCACGGCCACCCCCGCGGTGCGCGCCTTCATGGAAGCCCTTTTCAAGGCCGGCAAGGGCGATCCCATCCGGGGCGGCGCCGCCCACCTGCGCATGGTGCTCGCCGGCAAGGAAAAGGGCGAACCCCGCATGGCCGACCCCTCCCTTCTCGCGTACCTGGACGCCTGGAACCGCGGTCCCTGGGCCCCCCGGGCCGCGGAGCACCTCCAGCTGCTCACCGGGGCCCTGGCCGGAGGCCTCGCGCCCGGCGCGGCCCAGCGGCTCCTGGAGGGCCTGCCGGCCACCCCCGATCCCGCGGCCAGCGCCCTGGCCGTCAAGGCCCTGGATTCCCCGCATCTCCTGGTGCGCATGGCCGCCCTGGATCATTTCGCCCGGCTCCCGGCCCTCGAGCCCGAGGCCCTGGCCGCCCTGCGGCGGATCGCCTCCCGCACCTTCGGAGGCCCCCTTTCCAGCGGCATCCTGGCCGCCCTGCGCAAGCACGCGCCCGGGGACGCCGACCGGTACGGCCAGGGGCTCCTGGGTTCCGACGATCCCCTGACCCTCTCCGCCGCCATCGAGGACCTGCCCCGGCCCCCCGCCAACCTGGAGGCCCTGGTCCAGCGCCTCTGGAAGACCTCCATGTACGACGCCGTCCAGGTCCTGCTGCCCGCCCTGGAACGCTGGAAGCTGCCCGAGCCGCAGCGCCGGGCCCTGCTGGCGCGGTTCCTGGAACACCCCTGCTGGACGGCGCGTTTGGACGCCTACACCCTCCTGGCCAAGGGGGACCCCGCCACCCCCTGGCCCTCCGCCCCCAGGCCCTCCTTCCTGGAGGACCTCATCCGGGACGAGGCCCTGCGCCTGGCCCGCTCGGGCAAGTCCGTGCGCATGCGCATCACCTTCGACCGGGGCCGCCGCGTCGTCCTGGCCCTGGACCCCGCCGTCGCCCCCATCAACGTGGCCAATCTGGTGCTCCTGGCCCGCCGGGGCTTCTTCAACGGCCGCCAGGTCCCCCGGGTCGTGCCCGATTTCGTCGTGCAGATGGGCAGCCCCGTGGACACCATGGACGGCGGCCCCGGCTACACCGTCCGCTGCGAGGACAGCCTCGCCTGGTACGGCCCCGGCAGCGTGGGCATGGCCCTCAGCGGCAAGGACACCGGGGGCAGCCAGTTCTTCATCACCACCAACGCCGCGCCCCACCTCACGGGGAGATACACCCGGGTGGGCGAGGTGGAGGATCCCGACACCGCCCTGCCGATCCTGGATGGATTGACGGTGGGGACGCGGATCCTCGCGGTGGATATCCTCTGA
- a CDS encoding glycosyltransferase family 9 protein yields the protein MNDAVPMGAHWVRFPRFFGDAMMIHGAIARLRAAGLPLVAWGPAWIVDLFEGSADYLAAVPDPQRKYSPLKAARLLRAHRPASLINFPKSSRPAVAGFLARVPLRLGCGDGGASLLYTQSIPFYKLDTPFVERYRMAVARAFPQWPEPPAFLPFRPRAAAMAEAAERKAALGLGDYVILAPGANCACKRLSVESFGALGARLVAAGITPVILGAGPVDAMLAAQIHARVPRSVDLTNQGGLALSAAWIAGARALIGMDSGLAHIAAGCGIPTVAIFGPTRPRHSAPWGPRVRTPRKEGLACLECMGVVCVVEGNPCMTTLDDDYLWGELQAVLP from the coding sequence GTGAACGATGCCGTGCCCATGGGGGCCCACTGGGTGCGCTTCCCCCGCTTCTTCGGGGACGCCATGATGATCCACGGCGCCATCGCGCGCCTGCGGGCGGCGGGTCTGCCCCTGGTGGCCTGGGGACCCGCCTGGATCGTGGATCTCTTCGAAGGGAGTGCCGACTACCTGGCCGCGGTGCCCGACCCCCAGCGCAAGTACAGCCCGTTGAAGGCGGCCCGCCTTCTGCGCGCCCACAGGCCCGCCTCCCTCATCAATTTTCCCAAGAGCAGCCGTCCCGCGGTGGCGGGGTTTCTGGCCCGGGTGCCCCTGCGCCTGGGCTGCGGCGACGGTGGGGCCTCCCTCCTGTACACCCAAAGCATCCCCTTCTACAAGCTGGATACGCCCTTCGTGGAGCGGTACCGCATGGCCGTGGCCCGGGCCTTCCCCCAATGGCCCGAACCGCCGGCTTTCCTGCCCTTCCGGCCCCGGGCCGCGGCCATGGCGGAGGCGGCCGAGCGCAAGGCGGCCCTGGGCCTGGGGGACTACGTGATCCTGGCCCCCGGGGCCAACTGCGCCTGCAAGCGCCTCTCGGTGGAGTCCTTCGGGGCCCTGGGCGCGCGGCTCGTGGCCGCGGGCATCACCCCCGTGATCCTGGGGGCGGGCCCGGTGGACGCCATGCTGGCCGCGCAGATCCACGCCCGGGTTCCCCGTTCGGTGGATCTCACGAACCAGGGGGGCCTCGCGCTTTCCGCCGCGTGGATCGCCGGGGCCCGGGCGCTGATCGGCATGGATTCGGGCCTGGCGCACATCGCCGCGGGCTGCGGGATTCCCACCGTGGCCATCTTCGGGCCCACCCGGCCGCGCCATTCCGCCCCCTGGGGACCCCGGGTCCGCACGCCGCGCAAGGAGGGCCTGGCGTGCCTGGAATGCATGGGCGTCGTGTGCGTGGTGGAGGGCAATCCCTGCATGACGACCCTGGACGACGACTACCTCTGGGGGGAGCTGCAGGCCGTTTTGCCTTGA